AAGTTCGAGACATGGCCGTCACCGAGGGAAGCACAAGTTCAAGCACACCCCCTCAACCTACCACGCCCAACAACCATGCCGATTCGGGAACGGTTACGCACGGAGAACACGGAGGGGGGAGTGGGAAAAGTTTGAACCGCAGAGATGCGGAGAGGGAGGGAGGGACGAGAATGCGTAGGGCGGGCCGCGCGCGCGGCGGGCGTTGTTGGATTGGAAGCGCTGCTCGAAAACAAATTGTCTGTGAGTGCTACGAGTAAGGCCCGCCGTGATTGACCTCGGCGGGCCTTACCTTTGAAATCAACTCGGCATACGAACTTGCCGCGGCGTTCAAGAACAAGATGTCGAATTCGCGCACGGCCCGCCCTACGCCGCTCTCTTTCCGCTCCCTACTCTGCGTCTCCGCGACTCCGCGTTTCAATTGGCTTCGCTGCGTTGTATCCTCACGCGCTTAACCACGATTCGATGCGCGTACGGATTTGATCGCGGATTTCGCGGAAGCGTTGGCGCTGAGTTTCTTCGGCGCCCGTCGCGGCGGCTGGGTCGTCGAATGGCCAGTGTTCTGACTGGTTGGCGCCGGGGATGATCGGACAGGACTCTCGTGCATTGTCGCAAACGGTCACCGCCAGATCGAAGGATTGGCCCGCGAAGTGATCGACATGCTTGCTGTCATGCGCCGAAATATCAACACCGATCTCCGCCATGGCGTCGATTGCCAGCGGATGCACGTAGCCGGACGGACGCGAACCGGCGGAATGCGCTTCCCAGGTTTCGCCAGCCAGGTGATTCCAAAGCCCTTCCGCCATCTGGCTGCGGGCGGAATTGCCGGTGCAGAGAATGAGGACGCGCTTGCGCGACGACATGGAGTGCTCCGTGGGTTAGGCCTGTTTGACCGCGTAAATTTTCACGCTGGCGGCATAGGCGTTGATATCGTATTGACTGAGCAGCGCGGCGAGATCCGAGTGAACTTCGCTGTGCGCCTCGGGCCGTGAACCGCCGCAGCAACTCTCGCCCAGCACGGGCAGCGCGCCTGGTTGACTCGACATCGCTGGCGAACAACAGCCGCTTTGTCCCTCGACCTGACCGTAGACGTTGAGGTCGGCGCCACTGTCGCGGATTTCGACTCCAGCGAAGCCAGCCGCGCGAAGTCCTTGCTGGTAGGCCTCGATCGAAATCGCGCCGGCAATGCAGCCAATGTAAGCCATCAGGTTCGCGCTGATGGCTTCCGGGAGCGGCTGCTTGAGCGCGATATCGCTCACCGCCACGCGACCGCCGGGCTTCAAGACGCGGGCCATCTCGCGAAAGACCGCCGGCTTGTCCGGGGCCAGGTTGAGCACGCAGTTGCTGATGATGCAATCCACCGAGGCGTCCGGCAACGGCAGGCGATCGATCGTTGCCAGGTGAAATTCGACGTTGCCGCGTTGATCCGGCGCGAGTTGCTGTGCGTTGCGCTGCGCCAACGCGACCATTTCAGGGGTCATGTCGATGCCGATCGCGCGGCCCGTCGGTCCGACGCGCTGTGCGGCGAGGAACACGTCGAGCCCGCCGCCGGAACCGAGATCGACCACGACCTCGCCTGGTTTGATGCTCGCGAAGGCCGTGGGATTGCCACACGAGAGCCCCATGTTGGCTTCGGCGGGAATCGAGGCAAGTTCGCCAGTCGAGTAGCCGAACGCCTCGGCCACGGACTTGACGCCGGCGTGGTCGGTCGAAAGACCGCTCGTGGCCACCTGACCGTATTTGGAGCGAACCGCGTGTTCTACCGACATGAATGGTTCCTTTTCAGAAGCAATTTCGATCGAATCATTGTATATGCCTAGGCGTATGTCTAGTCCACAAAAAAACGCCTCAGCAACAGTTCCCGCTCTTTCCACAGCAGCGTTTCAGTCGGTCACGATCGCGCATCAGGTCTGGCAGTTCCACGCTGCACTGTGCCAGACACTCCAGGACCTTAGCATGTACTGCGCTGCGTGATTCGGCGAGGGTGTAGTAGGCCCAGGGGCCTTCCTTACGCGCGGTGACGAGGCCTGCTCTTCGCAGATATCCCAGGTGCCGCGACACCTTGGGCTGGGAATCGCCCAGGACCTCGACCAGTTCGCAAACGCAGCGTTCCCCGCCGATCAGGAGCGACAGCAGCCGGAGCCGGGTCCGGTCGGACAAGGCGCGGAACATGCGATCGATCGGAAAGGTCGCCCGCTTGGTCTTCATATGCGGATAAGCATATGCGATTGCCGAGGAACGGGCAAGGCGGGGCAATGGGCTTTTGTTATTCTCGATACGAGAAATTCGGAGAGGCGGAATTGCGATGTGGCCGGCGATCGCCGAGAATTGACGGAATGAACTCGACAACTCCCCAGCCCGAGCAAGTCCCACAGCGGCCGGCGCGTCGTTGGCGGCCGCAGTTTGGGCTGCGGACGCTTTTGGTCGGGAGTTTGTTGATCGGCGTGGTGTTGGCAAAAGTGGCCAACGATGCTCGGCGGCAGCGCGAGATTGTGGCGAGAATTCACGCGCTCGGCGGCCAACTCTGGTATGCGGGCGGGCATACTGAACCCATTGAAGGGAAATCGGCGGTTTCGATCTGGCTCCGCGAACAGCTCGGTGGCGAATACTTTGAATCAATCAAGCAGATCGAATTAGGCGGCACACTCGCAACGGACGACGACGTTCTCAAGATACTTTCTGCGACCACATTGACGTCGCTGAGTCTGGGCGAGACGCGGATTACAGATGCCGCGCTCGCGGGATTGGTCGATCAGACGCGGCTCGAAAGTCTCAGTCTCAATCGAACGCGGATCACCGACGCCGGACTTGTGTATTTGCGTCACTGCCCCGAATTAGCGCGGCTTGATTTAACTCAGTCGGGGGTTACTACGTCCGGCCTTGAACACTTGAAGGTGCTGAGCGGATTGAAGCGCCTAGATTTGGACAGTGACGACATTAGCGACGAAGGCATGGCCGCCATTTCCGAAATCAAGAGCCTTGATTCGCTCAGCATTGAAAACACTCGCGTGACCTCGGCAGGGTTGGAAGCATTTCGCGGACACGCGAATCTGCGAGAGCTGAACATTCGCGATATAGGCACGACCGGACCGGGCTTGGTCGCACTTGCCGAAATGCCGTCGCTACGAAATCTCGAACTCGGCGGTATGCCGCTCAGCGTTCATGACATGGCACATTTGTCGCTGCTGCACCAAGTCCAAGAAATCACGCTTCCCTACAATGGCCTCAACGACGAGGGGCTGCGACAACTAGCGGCAATCCGCCCCAGAACACACTTGTCGCTCCAATTGAGCGCCCAGCGACTCACAAAGTCCGGGATACTCTGCCTCAAGGACGTCCCGAATCTTCGTAGCGTCACGCTGAAAGGATGCCGTCTCAGCGACGATGAATTGAACGAAGTCCGTGACGCCATACCGTTCTGCACGATTAAGCGGTGAGTTTAGCGCGTCGCTCCGATTTGCGCTTCAGTATCGCGACTGTTCTGGCGAAGACGGTCGTCGACCTGCGAGAACATTTCGGCGATGACGTCTTCTAGTGGCGGGTCTTCGACGCTGACGTCTTCGATCGCGTGGCTCGCCAAAATGCTGGCCAGGACTTGCGTGACCTGCGTCCGGTCAATGCGCAATTTGGCTTTCGGGGCGCGGCGTTCCAGCACTTCGCCGTAGCGTTCCAGGTTGTCGGGCAATTCCTCGTCGCCGCCGAACTGCAACGAAATCACTTTGTGCCCGCTGAAACGGTCGACGATGCCGGCCAGGGAGCCGTCGTACATGATCTGCCCTTGGGCGATGATCACCACGCGCCGGCAAAGCGCGGCGACGTCCTTCATGTAATGGCTGGTGAGCAAGATGGTGATCTTGCGTTCTTCCTGGTAGTGCCGGAGAAACAGCTGGATGTTGTGCTGCGCCACGACGTCCAAGCCGATCGTCGGTTCGTCGAGGAACAGCACGTCGGGCGAGTGCAGCAGGGCCGCGATCAATTCCATTTTCATCCGCTCGCCGAGCGACAACTCGCGCACCGGCTGCGCGAGCAATCGGCTGACGCCCAGCAGGTCGACCAGTTCGTCGAGCGTCCGCCGGTACGACTCCGGGTCAATGCGATAGATCTGCTGATGCAGCCGGAACGATTCCTGGGCGGGCAGGTCCCACCAAAGTTGGTTTTTCTGTCCCATCACCAGGGCGAACCGCCGGCGATAGGCGTTCTCACGCTTCCAAGGGACGAAGCCCATCACCGTGGCCGTGCCGGACGTGGGCGTGATGACGCCGGAGAGTAATTTCAACGTGGTCGTTTTGCCGGCGCCGTTGGGGCCCAAGAAGGCGACGAACTCGCTTTGTTCGACCGTGAGATCGATCCCCTTCACTGCCTCGACATTGCGGTACTCGCG
Above is a window of Planctomycetia bacterium DNA encoding:
- a CDS encoding arsenate reductase ArsC — protein: MSSRKRVLILCTGNSARSQMAEGLWNHLAGETWEAHSAGSRPSGYVHPLAIDAMAEIGVDISAHDSKHVDHFAGQSFDLAVTVCDNARESCPIIPGANQSEHWPFDDPAAATGAEETQRQRFREIRDQIRTRIESWLSA
- the arsM gene encoding arsenite methyltransferase — translated: MSVEHAVRSKYGQVATSGLSTDHAGVKSVAEAFGYSTGELASIPAEANMGLSCGNPTAFASIKPGEVVVDLGSGGGLDVFLAAQRVGPTGRAIGIDMTPEMVALAQRNAQQLAPDQRGNVEFHLATIDRLPLPDASVDCIISNCVLNLAPDKPAVFREMARVLKPGGRVAVSDIALKQPLPEAISANLMAYIGCIAGAISIEAYQQGLRAAGFAGVEIRDSGADLNVYGQVEGQSGCCSPAMSSQPGALPVLGESCCGGSRPEAHSEVHSDLAALLSQYDINAYAASVKIYAVKQA
- a CDS encoding metalloregulator ArsR/SmtB family transcription factor codes for the protein MKTKRATFPIDRMFRALSDRTRLRLLSLLIGGERCVCELVEVLGDSQPKVSRHLGYLRRAGLVTARKEGPWAYYTLAESRSAVHAKVLECLAQCSVELPDLMRDRDRLKRCCGKSGNCC
- a CDS encoding ABC transporter ATP-binding protein: MPLIEIKNLAKSYLVYQKQEGVMASLRGLFHREYRNVEAVKGIDLTVEQSEFVAFLGPNGAGKTTTLKLLSGVITPTSGTATVMGFVPWKRENAYRRRFALVMGQKNQLWWDLPAQESFRLHQQIYRIDPESYRRTLDELVDLLGVSRLLAQPVRELSLGERMKMELIAALLHSPDVLFLDEPTIGLDVVAQHNIQLFLRHYQEERKITILLTSHYMKDVAALCRRVVIIAQGQIMYDGSLAGIVDRFSGHKVISLQFGGDEELPDNLERYGEVLERRAPKAKLRIDRTQVTQVLASILASHAIEDVSVEDPPLEDVIAEMFSQVDDRLRQNSRDTEAQIGATR